The following is a genomic window from Mycobacteriales bacterium.
CCGTGTTCCGGAACCGCTGCCACTCCTCGGGGAAGAACATGCCGACGCCGTGGTAGAGCCAGTGCACGTCGGCCGGGCGGGTCATCGTCACCGACGCGAGGACCATGGCGGTCACCCGCTCCGGGTAGCGCTCCGCGTAGGTGAGGGCGAGCGTCACGCCCCACGATCCGCCCCAGAGCAGCCAGCGGTCGATGCCCAGGTGTTTGCGCAGGAGTTCCATGTCCGCGAGCAGGTGCTCGGTCGTGTTCACCGACATGTCGGCGTCGTGCTCGCTGGCGTGCGGGATGCTGCGTCCGGCGCCCCGCTGGTCCATCACCACGATCCGGTAGACGGCGGGGTCGTAGTTGCGGCGGCTTCCCGGCGTACCGCCAGAACCCGGTCCCCCGTGCAGCACGAGTGCCGCCTTGCCGTCGGGATTGCCGCTGGTCTCCCAGTAGATCTGCTGACCGTCGCCGACGTCGAGCATCCCGTGCTCATAGGGGTCGATCGGCGGATAGGTCATGTCGCTCCGAGAGTCC
Proteins encoded in this region:
- a CDS encoding alpha/beta fold hydrolase gives rise to the protein MTYPPIDPYEHGMLDVGDGQQIYWETSGNPDGKAALVLHGGPGSGGTPGSRRNYDPAVYRIVVMDQRGAGRSIPHASEHDADMSVNTTEHLLADMELLRKHLGIDRWLLWGGSWGVTLALTYAERYPERVTAMVLASVTMTRPADVHWLYHGVGMFFPEEWQRFRNT